Proteins found in one Collinsella aerofaciens genomic segment:
- a CDS encoding uracil-DNA glycosylase: MGVMHIPGHTHQAPREVALEEIEAVLGDCHLCQLYQSRHNIVFGVGNPRARVMFIGEAPGRNEDLQGEPFVGAAGEDLNGILSLAGLKREDVYIANVLKCRPPGNRNPRSEEVLACSPFLREQIRSIWPDIIVTLGNPATHFVLKTEIGITKLRGRFHQMGHFVVMPTFHPAAALRNPAWQELLEEDFKMLGDYLERHPAPEDASE; the protein is encoded by the coding sequence ATGGGCGTCATGCACATCCCCGGCCATACCCATCAGGCACCACGTGAGGTCGCACTCGAGGAAATTGAGGCCGTTCTGGGCGATTGTCACCTCTGCCAGCTCTACCAGTCGCGTCACAATATCGTGTTTGGCGTGGGAAACCCCCGCGCTCGTGTGATGTTTATTGGCGAGGCGCCGGGCCGCAATGAGGATTTGCAGGGCGAGCCCTTTGTGGGGGCGGCAGGCGAGGACCTCAACGGCATTTTGTCGCTGGCGGGGCTCAAACGCGAAGACGTCTACATTGCCAACGTGCTTAAGTGCCGCCCGCCGGGAAACCGCAATCCACGTTCCGAGGAAGTGCTGGCTTGCTCGCCGTTTTTGCGTGAGCAGATTCGAAGCATCTGGCCCGATATTATCGTGACGCTCGGCAACCCCGCGACGCACTTTGTGCTTAAGACCGAGATTGGCATTACTAAGCTGCGCGGCAGGTTCCACCAGATGGGGCATTTTGTAGTAATGCCCACGTTCCATCCGGCAGCAGCGCTACGCAATCCGGCGTGGCAGGAACTGCTGGAGGAAGACTTTAAGATGCTGGGCGACTATCTGGAGCGACATCCCGCACCAGAGGACGCCTCGGAATAA
- the tsaE gene encoding tRNA (adenosine(37)-N6)-threonylcarbamoyltransferase complex ATPase subunit type 1 TsaE: MSLERLGVGTYKTTCAADTEYFGELIAPCLEDGDVLILTGGLGVGKTHFTKGVSRGLGDEHMVTSPTFALMAVHDQGRIPLFHFDLYRLEHAYELEDTGIFDVLGYEGACLLEWGEQFQDELTDEYLSVTLKRDEGDSDVRTITLEAHGDRAMELSHLIDKAVQDELA; encoded by the coding sequence ATGTCCCTGGAGCGCCTGGGGGTAGGTACTTACAAAACGACTTGCGCTGCCGATACGGAGTACTTTGGCGAGCTAATTGCACCGTGCCTTGAGGACGGCGATGTGCTCATCCTGACCGGTGGCCTGGGGGTGGGCAAAACTCACTTTACCAAGGGCGTCTCGCGCGGGCTGGGCGATGAGCATATGGTTACGAGCCCTACGTTTGCGCTCATGGCCGTTCACGATCAAGGCCGTATTCCGCTGTTTCACTTTGATCTATACCGTCTGGAGCATGCCTACGAGCTCGAGGATACGGGCATTTTCGATGTGCTGGGCTATGAGGGTGCTTGCCTGCTGGAATGGGGCGAACAATTCCAAGACGAGCTGACGGATGAGTATCTTTCGGTGACGCTCAAGCGTGATGAGGGCGACAGTGATGTGCGAACGATAACGCTCGAGGCGCACGGTGACCGCGCAATGGAGCTTTCCCATTTGATTGATAAGGCTGTACAAGATGAGCTTGCATAA
- the alr gene encoding alanine racemase, with translation MNKADLTRWSWVEIDRGALRRNTRAYKNLLNPRQRLCCVVKADAYGHGAVECAKIMYSAGADMFAVATVNEGVELRQGGITKPILILSEPPIEAIPTLLEFDIMPSVYTSDFALAYGECAVAAGKVGKYHLAIETGMNRIGVHYTQVLDFVRGINFHRGIQCDGVFTHFATADEPSGWDYKLQCQRFTEAVQAIKDAGFECGIVHCANTPSSMLDPSMHFDMIRAGVGLYGMQPCELSGRVMQLDPVMSVHARVTRVAHPAMGEGVGYGFTYRVPRTRVQICTLPIGYADGLSRTLSNRMDVLYRGERVHQVGNICMDQFMVAIQSNPAHEIPEAEYGDEMIIVGRDGDAEITMDEMARLRGTINYEVACGFGMRLDKVYV, from the coding sequence ATGAATAAAGCCGATTTGACGCGCTGGTCCTGGGTCGAGATCGACCGCGGGGCGCTCCGTCGCAACACGAGGGCCTATAAGAACTTGCTGAATCCACGTCAGCGCCTGTGCTGCGTGGTCAAGGCCGATGCTTATGGTCATGGAGCTGTTGAGTGCGCCAAGATCATGTATTCGGCCGGTGCCGACATGTTTGCCGTGGCGACGGTTAACGAGGGCGTTGAGCTCCGACAGGGCGGGATTACGAAACCCATCCTCATCCTAAGCGAGCCGCCTATCGAGGCCATTCCGACGTTGCTCGAGTTTGATATCATGCCTTCGGTCTATACGTCTGATTTTGCTCTTGCGTATGGCGAATGTGCCGTCGCGGCGGGCAAAGTGGGCAAGTATCATCTCGCCATCGAGACGGGCATGAATCGTATCGGCGTTCACTACACGCAGGTGCTCGACTTTGTCCGCGGTATAAATTTCCATCGCGGTATTCAGTGCGACGGCGTATTTACGCACTTCGCCACGGCCGATGAACCTTCGGGCTGGGACTACAAGCTGCAGTGTCAGCGCTTTACCGAGGCCGTTCAGGCCATTAAGGATGCGGGTTTTGAGTGCGGTATCGTGCACTGCGCCAACACGCCGTCCTCGATGCTCGACCCCTCGATGCATTTTGATATGATCCGCGCCGGCGTTGGCTTGTATGGCATGCAGCCGTGCGAGCTGAGTGGCCGCGTGATGCAGCTTGATCCCGTTATGAGCGTCCATGCGCGTGTGACGCGCGTGGCACACCCTGCGATGGGTGAGGGCGTGGGCTACGGTTTTACCTACCGCGTACCGCGTACGCGCGTTCAGATCTGCACGCTGCCGATCGGTTATGCCGATGGCCTATCGCGTACGCTTTCCAATCGTATGGATGTGCTGTATCGCGGCGAGCGCGTGCATCAGGTTGGCAATATCTGCATGGACCAGTTTATGGTCGCCATTCAGTCCAACCCGGCACACGAGATTCCCGAGGCCGAGTATGGTGACGAGATGATTATTGTCGGCCGCGATGGCGATGCCGAGATCACTATGGACGAGATGGCCCGACTGCGCGGAACGATTAACTACGAGGTCGCCTGCGGCTTTGGCATGCGTCTCGACAAGGTCTACGTGTAG